One Azospirillum sp. B510 genomic window carries:
- a CDS encoding ATP-binding protein, with amino-acid sequence MTSQPEASQPETLRSRRARRRLFRRPRLRVPDSLASRIALTVVLALLLTQAVSALVYLTDRSEGPPIHGPNVLIQRVTAIVQLVESTPASDRERVVRAIDDPVLRVEWHPDRPPPLGPAFSAGRFEGLKRRLRDQLNTADRNILVEVQLPPDGGIDDRPPPPFLGGDEPRRWGPHVRLSVRLGDGSWLSFTGGDPLPGPFRIVRFLLWMGAIVAVILLVSLLAARRAAGPLASFAAAAERLSVAGQADPLAEEGPRELRAAIHAFNRMQARLARFVADRTQMLAAISHDLRTPITRLRLRAELVEDPEMQRRMLADLDEMEAMISATLAFARDDAQREPRGRFDLADLLQSLCDDRVDAGHHALYAGPPHAVAEGRPVALRRALANLMDNAIKYGGGFTVRLDREADAIGQNRHALIHIDDDGPGIPEAEFEKVFAPFYRLERSRSRDTGGVGLGLSTARSIIRGHGGDVTLANRAGGGLRATVTLPL; translated from the coding sequence ATGACCTCCCAACCTGAAGCCTCCCAACCGGAAACGCTCCGATCCAGGCGCGCCCGCCGCCGCCTGTTCCGCCGGCCGCGCCTGCGCGTGCCCGACAGCCTCGCCTCGCGCATCGCCCTGACGGTGGTGCTGGCGCTGCTGCTGACCCAGGCGGTCAGCGCGCTGGTCTATCTGACCGACCGCAGCGAGGGGCCGCCGATCCATGGCCCCAACGTTCTGATCCAGCGCGTCACCGCCATCGTCCAGCTGGTGGAAAGCACGCCGGCGTCCGACCGCGAGCGGGTGGTGCGCGCCATCGACGATCCGGTGCTGCGCGTCGAATGGCATCCCGACCGCCCGCCGCCGCTGGGCCCCGCCTTTTCCGCCGGCCGGTTCGAGGGGTTGAAGCGGCGGCTGCGCGACCAGTTGAACACCGCCGACCGCAACATCCTGGTGGAGGTGCAGCTTCCCCCCGATGGCGGGATCGACGACCGGCCGCCGCCGCCCTTCCTGGGTGGCGACGAGCCGCGGCGCTGGGGACCGCATGTCCGGCTGTCGGTGCGGCTTGGCGACGGCTCCTGGCTCAGCTTCACCGGCGGCGATCCGCTGCCCGGCCCGTTCCGCATCGTCCGCTTCCTGCTGTGGATGGGGGCGATCGTCGCGGTGATCCTGCTGGTGTCGCTGCTGGCCGCCCGCCGCGCCGCCGGTCCGCTGGCCAGCTTCGCCGCCGCCGCCGAACGGCTCAGCGTCGCCGGGCAGGCCGATCCGCTGGCGGAGGAGGGCCCGCGCGAGCTGCGCGCCGCCATCCACGCCTTCAACCGGATGCAGGCGCGGCTCGCCCGCTTCGTCGCCGACCGCACCCAGATGCTGGCGGCGATCAGCCACGACCTGCGCACGCCGATCACCCGGCTGCGGCTGCGCGCCGAGCTGGTCGAGGATCCGGAGATGCAGCGGCGGATGCTGGCCGACCTGGACGAGATGGAGGCGATGATCTCCGCCACGCTGGCCTTCGCCCGCGACGACGCCCAGCGCGAGCCGCGCGGCCGCTTCGACCTTGCCGACCTGTTGCAGAGCCTGTGCGACGACCGCGTCGATGCCGGGCACCACGCCCTCTACGCCGGTCCCCCCCACGCGGTGGCGGAAGGCCGGCCGGTGGCGCTGCGCCGGGCGCTGGCCAACCTGATGGACAACGCCATCAAATATGGCGGCGGCTTCACCGTCCGGCTGGATCGCGAGGCCGACGCCATCGGCCAGAACCGTCACGCCCTGATCCACATCGACGATGACGGCCCCGGCATTCCCGAGGCGGAGTTCGAGAAGGTCTTCGCCCCCTTCTACCGGCTGGAGCGCTCGCGTTCCCGCGACACCGGCGGCGTCGGGCTGGGGCTGTCCACCGCCCGCAGCATCATCCGCGGCCATGGCGGCGACGTGACCCTGGCGAACCGCGCCGGCGGCGGGCTGCGCGCCACGGTGACGCTGCCTCTTTAG
- a CDS encoding response regulator: MDRTPHLLVVDDDREIRSLVAQFLTKHGYRVTGVRDGAEMMRTLDGARVDLIVLDLMLPGEDGLSLCRRLRATLQTAQTPVIMLTAMGEETDRIVGLEMGADDYLAKPFSPRELLARIKAVLRRVAAPLVAGGPTAAGTVLRFEGWSLDLTKRELRSPDGVLVQLSAGEYDLLVAFAEHPQRVLTRDQLLDLARGRSAVPFDRSIDVQVSRLRRKIEPDPADPTLIKTVRGGGYLFTPSVAGPSSLSGGGLAP, from the coding sequence ATGGACCGCACGCCCCACCTCCTCGTCGTCGACGACGACCGCGAAATCCGCTCCCTCGTCGCCCAGTTCCTGACCAAGCACGGTTACCGGGTCACCGGCGTGCGGGACGGGGCGGAGATGATGCGCACGCTCGACGGCGCCCGCGTCGACCTGATCGTGCTCGACCTGATGCTGCCGGGGGAGGACGGGCTGTCGCTCTGCCGCCGGCTGCGCGCCACGCTGCAGACCGCGCAGACCCCGGTCATCATGCTGACCGCCATGGGGGAGGAGACCGACCGCATCGTCGGGCTGGAGATGGGCGCCGACGATTATCTGGCGAAGCCCTTCAGCCCGCGCGAGCTGCTGGCCCGCATCAAGGCGGTGCTGCGACGCGTCGCCGCCCCGCTGGTGGCGGGGGGCCCGACGGCGGCCGGCACGGTGCTGCGCTTCGAAGGCTGGTCGCTCGACCTCACCAAGCGGGAGCTGCGCTCGCCCGACGGCGTGCTGGTCCAGCTGTCGGCGGGGGAGTACGACCTGCTGGTCGCCTTCGCCGAGCATCCGCAGCGCGTGCTGACCCGCGACCAGCTGCTCGATCTGGCGCGCGGCCGTTCGGCGGTGCCCTTCGACCGCTCCATCGACGTGCAGGTCAGCCGGCTGCGCCGCAAGATCGAACCCGATCCGGCCGACCCGACGCTGATCAAGACGGTGCGCGGCGGCGGCTATCTCTTCACCCCGTCGGTCGCCGGCCCCTCCTCCCTGTCCGGCGGCGGGCTGGCGCCATGA
- a CDS encoding Spy/CpxP family protein refolding chaperone, with amino-acid sequence MKRALLTSALLVAGLGVAVPVFAQGGPAGGPAGGPPPGGPDRHFARMCEDQEARLAGRLAYAEKKLKITDQQRAAWTKFADAARASLKPTQDLCVTFKDVPPPPALPQRLERAEQMMQAHLQQLQTVRPALTELYAQLTPEQQRQADHMLNQGPGGMGDHRGPHHDGPGHPGMGPGMGPGMGPGKGPQEPPKG; translated from the coding sequence ATGAAACGCGCCCTTCTGACGTCCGCCCTGCTGGTCGCCGGTCTCGGCGTGGCCGTTCCGGTCTTCGCCCAGGGTGGTCCGGCTGGTGGTCCGGCCGGTGGCCCGCCGCCCGGCGGACCCGACCGCCACTTCGCCCGCATGTGCGAGGACCAGGAGGCCCGTCTGGCCGGCAGGCTGGCCTATGCCGAGAAGAAGCTGAAGATCACCGACCAGCAGCGCGCCGCCTGGACCAAGTTCGCCGACGCCGCCCGCGCCAGCCTGAAGCCGACGCAGGACCTGTGCGTGACGTTCAAGGATGTTCCGCCGCCGCCGGCCCTGCCGCAGCGCCTGGAGCGCGCCGAGCAGATGATGCAGGCCCACCTGCAACAGCTCCAGACCGTCCGCCCGGCCCTGACCGAGCTGTACGCCCAGCTGACGCCCGAGCAGCAGAGGCAGGCCGACCATATGCTGAACCAGGGTCCGGGTGGAATGGGCGACCATAGGGGTCCGCACCATGACGGCCCCGGTCATCCCGGCATGGGGCCCGGCATGGGGCCCGGCATGGGCCCCGGAAAAGGTCCGCAGGAACCGCCCAAGGGCTGA
- a CDS encoding helicase-related protein has protein sequence MTSSHASAGGGLGRGGRVVAVLGPTNTGKTYLAIERMLGHRSGMIGFPLRLLARENYDRIVRIKGRNAVALVTGEEKILPPNPSYWVCTVESMPLDRPVDFLAVDEIQLCADPERGHIFTDRLLNARGMVETMVLGSDSMQPMIRRLVPKAEFVSRPRFSQLTYAGHRKLTRLPPRSAVVAFSATDVYAIAELIRRQRGGTAVVLGALSPRTRNAQVGLYQAGEVDYLVATDAIGMGLNMDVDHVAFARIVKFDGFAPRRLRPAEVAQIAGRAGRHMRDGTFGTTDEVGELDADLVSRVENHEFETVKALSWRNSDLRFDTPGFLLKSLEERAPIPELSRVREADDHLALQSLVRDPEIMDLARGRDAVRLLWEVCQVPDFRKVLSDAHTKLLGQIFRSLRAPLRRLDDDWVAKQIARLDRTEGDIDALVARIAHIRTWTYISNRPSWLKDPLHWQERTRTIEDRLSDALHERLTQRFIDRRSATLARTLKDGRSLLGGVRADGEVVVEGHVVGRLEGFRFIPDAPDRSDEAKSLLTAARRALRDELAKRLRAFEAEPDEVFALGADGVLSAGSLPVARLAAGPSVLTPLVVPFDEGMLDQAQRERVRARLERWLKDHIAARLKPLFALSAADGLSGAGRGLVFQLVEGLGVLPRAPVADMVERLEREDRKALTGLGVRLGVSHLYLSALAKPAAVSLRGLLWAVSKGHPLPVPVPPPGRVSVEAPRAKEGPVKEGGIPPAFWEAIGYPLAGGRALRVDMLDRLETELLTASKANAPIREVALGQRVGLSAEELGVVLTGLGYLRMVAEDGAVTWKRKRPQGNRQRREKPTNADHPFAKLRQLSGM, from the coding sequence ATGACGTCCTCTCACGCTTCGGCGGGCGGCGGTCTCGGGCGGGGGGGCCGTGTGGTCGCCGTGCTCGGGCCGACCAACACCGGCAAGACCTATCTGGCGATCGAGCGCATGCTCGGCCACCGGTCCGGCATGATCGGCTTCCCCCTGCGCCTGCTGGCGCGGGAGAATTACGACCGCATCGTCAGGATCAAGGGCAGGAACGCGGTCGCCCTGGTGACGGGGGAGGAGAAGATCCTGCCCCCCAACCCCTCCTACTGGGTCTGCACCGTCGAATCGATGCCGCTGGACCGCCCGGTCGATTTCCTGGCGGTGGACGAGATCCAGCTCTGCGCCGATCCCGAGCGCGGCCATATCTTCACCGACCGGCTGCTGAACGCCCGCGGCATGGTCGAGACGATGGTGCTGGGGTCCGATTCGATGCAGCCGATGATCCGCCGGCTGGTGCCGAAGGCGGAATTCGTCAGCCGGCCGCGCTTCTCCCAACTGACCTACGCCGGCCACAGAAAGCTGACGCGGCTGCCGCCGCGCTCGGCCGTCGTCGCCTTTTCCGCCACCGACGTCTATGCCATCGCCGAGCTGATCCGCCGCCAGCGCGGCGGCACCGCCGTGGTGCTGGGGGCGCTCAGCCCGCGCACGCGCAACGCCCAGGTCGGGCTCTACCAGGCGGGCGAGGTCGATTATCTGGTGGCGACCGACGCCATCGGCATGGGGCTGAACATGGATGTCGACCATGTCGCCTTCGCCCGCATCGTCAAGTTCGACGGCTTCGCCCCGCGCCGGCTCAGGCCCGCAGAGGTGGCGCAGATCGCCGGCCGCGCCGGCCGCCACATGCGCGACGGCACCTTCGGCACCACTGACGAGGTCGGGGAACTGGACGCCGATCTGGTCAGCCGCGTCGAGAACCACGAGTTCGAGACGGTCAAGGCGCTGTCCTGGCGCAACAGCGACCTGCGGTTCGACACGCCGGGCTTCCTGCTGAAGTCGCTGGAGGAACGTGCGCCGATCCCGGAACTGTCCCGCGTGCGCGAGGCCGACGACCATCTGGCCCTTCAGTCCCTGGTGCGCGATCCGGAGATCATGGACCTCGCCCGCGGCCGCGACGCCGTCCGGCTGCTGTGGGAGGTCTGCCAGGTCCCCGACTTCCGCAAGGTGCTGTCGGACGCCCATACCAAGCTGCTCGGCCAGATCTTCCGCAGCCTGCGCGCACCGCTGCGCCGGCTGGACGACGACTGGGTCGCCAAGCAGATCGCCCGGCTCGACCGGACGGAGGGCGACATCGACGCGCTGGTCGCCCGCATCGCCCATATCCGCACCTGGACCTACATCTCCAACCGGCCGAGCTGGCTGAAGGACCCGCTGCATTGGCAGGAGCGCACCCGGACCATCGAGGACCGGCTGTCCGACGCCCTGCACGAGCGGCTGACCCAGCGCTTCATCGACCGCCGCTCCGCCACCCTGGCCCGCACGCTGAAGGACGGACGGTCGCTGCTGGGCGGCGTGCGCGCCGACGGCGAGGTCGTGGTGGAAGGGCATGTGGTCGGGCGGCTGGAGGGATTCCGCTTCATCCCCGACGCGCCCGACCGCTCCGACGAGGCGAAATCGCTGCTGACCGCCGCCCGCCGCGCCCTGCGCGATGAACTGGCCAAACGGCTGCGCGCCTTCGAGGCGGAGCCGGACGAGGTTTTCGCGCTGGGGGCGGACGGGGTGCTGAGCGCCGGCTCCTTGCCGGTGGCGCGGCTGGCGGCCGGGCCGTCGGTGCTGACGCCGCTGGTGGTGCCCTTCGACGAGGGCATGCTGGATCAGGCCCAGCGCGAGCGGGTGCGGGCACGGCTGGAGCGCTGGCTGAAGGACCACATCGCCGCCCGGCTGAAACCGCTGTTCGCGCTGTCGGCGGCCGACGGGCTGTCGGGGGCCGGACGCGGGCTGGTCTTCCAGCTGGTGGAAGGGCTGGGGGTGCTGCCGCGGGCTCCCGTGGCGGACATGGTGGAACGGCTGGAGCGCGAGGACCGCAAGGCGCTGACCGGGCTGGGCGTCCGGCTGGGGGTGTCGCACCTCTATCTGTCGGCGCTGGCCAAGCCGGCGGCGGTGAGCCTGCGCGGGCTGCTGTGGGCGGTGTCCAAGGGCCATCCCCTGCCGGTGCCGGTCCCGCCGCCCGGCCGCGTGTCGGTCGAAGCGCCGCGAGCAAAGGAGGGGCCGGTCAAGGAGGGTGGTATTCCGCCGGCCTTCTGGGAAGCCATCGGCTATCCGCTGGCCGGCGGGCGGGCTCTGCGCGTCGACATGCTCGACCGGCTGGAGACGGAGCTGCTGACCGCCTCCAAGGCGAACGCGCCGATCCGCGAGGTGGCGCTCGGCCAGCGCGTCGGCCTGTCGGCGGAGGAGCTGGGCGTGGTGCTGACCGGGCTCGGCTATCTGCGGATGGTGGCCGAGGATGGCGCGGTGACCTGGAAGCGCAAGCGTCCGCAGGGGAACCGGCAGCGGCGCGAGAAGCCGACGAACGCGGACCACCCGTTCGCCAAGCTGCGGCAGCTGTCGGGGATGTGA
- a CDS encoding RNA-binding S4 domain-containing protein, translating into MTNTDTEDSPPGRLRIDKWLWYARFFKTRSLAAKLCNDGGVRLSGAVLTKAHAAVKPGDVLTFAQGRHIRVIKVVALGSRRGPAPEAQALYEDLAPPVPEERLQDPYRSPVQPPGAGRPTKRDRRAIDALRGDGLMQSETE; encoded by the coding sequence ATGACCAACACCGACACCGAAGACTCCCCCCCCGGCCGGCTGCGGATCGACAAGTGGCTGTGGTATGCCCGCTTCTTCAAGACCCGCAGCCTCGCCGCCAAGCTGTGCAACGACGGGGGCGTGCGGCTGTCGGGGGCGGTGTTGACCAAGGCGCATGCGGCGGTGAAGCCGGGCGACGTGCTGACCTTCGCCCAAGGGCGGCACATTCGCGTCATCAAGGTGGTGGCGCTCGGCAGCCGGCGCGGTCCGGCGCCGGAGGCCCAGGCGCTGTACGAGGATCTCGCCCCGCCGGTGCCCGAGGAGCGCTTGCAGGACCCCTACCGCTCACCGGTCCAGCCGCCCGGCGCCGGGCGTCCGACCAAGCGCGACCGCCGGGCGATCGACGCGCTGCGCGGAGACGGCCTGATGCAAAGTGAGACCGAATAG
- a CDS encoding Tim44 domain-containing protein yields the protein MSEKTRPSSLSAPSSTTMRGARAATAVAVALVMALAAGTADARAGKSSSSGSRGSRTTEAPAATSTAPNTVSPMERSTAPAASPGMQRPGTTTTAPAAAPSRGFFGGGFMSGLMGGLIGAGIGAMLFGGGFFEGLGSFAGILGFLLQIILVVFLVRLAMRFFRNRSQTANTAASGSGPLGGNQPAYAGGPLNRDAADVGYNPMGNHGMGGGNAGPAPRRQAADEIGIQPADFESFERLLTTIQTAYGREDVEALRGVTTAEMFSYFSDDLAGNRNRGLVNKVSDVRLLQGDLAEGWREGPQEYATVAMRFSLIDVTVERASGRVVEGNASQPTEATELWTFVRQHGGQWRLSAIQQTH from the coding sequence ATGAGCGAGAAGACCCGACCTTCGAGCCTTTCCGCCCCCTCCTCCACCACGATGCGCGGCGCCCGCGCGGCCACCGCGGTCGCCGTGGCGCTGGTGATGGCGCTGGCCGCCGGCACCGCCGACGCCCGCGCCGGCAAGAGCAGCTCCTCCGGCAGCCGCGGCAGCCGCACGACCGAGGCGCCGGCCGCCACCAGCACCGCCCCCAACACCGTATCGCCGATGGAGCGCTCGACCGCCCCGGCGGCGTCGCCCGGCATGCAGCGCCCCGGCACCACGACCACCGCCCCGGCGGCGGCTCCCTCGCGCGGCTTCTTCGGCGGCGGCTTCATGTCGGGCCTGATGGGCGGCCTGATCGGCGCCGGCATCGGCGCGATGCTGTTCGGCGGCGGCTTCTTCGAGGGGCTGGGCAGCTTCGCCGGCATCCTGGGCTTCCTCCTTCAGATCATCCTGGTCGTCTTCCTGGTCCGGCTGGCCATGCGCTTCTTCCGCAACCGCTCGCAGACGGCGAACACCGCGGCGTCCGGCAGCGGTCCGCTGGGTGGGAACCAGCCGGCCTATGCCGGTGGCCCGCTGAACCGCGACGCGGCCGACGTCGGTTACAACCCGATGGGCAACCACGGCATGGGCGGCGGCAACGCCGGCCCGGCCCCGCGCCGTCAGGCCGCCGACGAGATCGGCATCCAGCCGGCCGACTTCGAGTCGTTCGAGCGCCTGCTCACCACCATCCAGACCGCCTATGGCCGTGAGGATGTGGAAGCGTTGCGCGGCGTGACGACGGCGGAGATGTTCTCCTACTTCTCCGACGATCTGGCCGGGAACCGCAACCGCGGCTTGGTCAACAAGGTCAGCGACGTCCGGCTGTTGCAGGGCGATCTGGCCGAGGGCTGGCGCGAGGGACCGCAGGAGTACGCCACCGTCGCCATGCGCTTCTCGCTGATCGACGTCACGGTCGAGCGCGCCAGCGGCCGGGTGGTCGAGGGCAACGCCTCGCAGCCGACCGAGGCCACCGAGCTGTGGACCTTCGTCCGCCAGCACGGCGGCCAGTGGCGGCTTTCGGCGATCCAGCAGACGCACTGA
- a CDS encoding ABC transporter ATP-binding protein has protein sequence MSQDVQLDHVTMRFGDSVAVRDVSLTIRAGEFFSFLGPSGCGKTTILRMISGFMEPTEGAVRIGGRDMRGIGPNKRPTALIFQNLALFPLMTVADNIGFGLEVRGVAAADRKRRVRELLELVALPDTAEKRVTDLSGGQRQRIAIARALAVEPAVLLLDEPLSALDLKLRQHMRAELRELQKRTGVTFIYITHDQGEALTMSDRIGVMSRGVLEQVGDGKTIYDQPETAFVASFVGETNRFAGAVTQAADGWALLDTSFGPLRGRNPRGLAAGDRATLYVRPERLAPGEGDNCVTARVSHSDFEGAFINAFLDGGLTVQMPHLGQEPAFVAGETVRLGFRAADAVVLPMG, from the coding sequence ATGAGCCAAGACGTCCAACTCGACCACGTCACAATGCGGTTCGGCGACAGCGTCGCCGTCCGCGACGTGTCGCTGACCATCAGGGCCGGGGAGTTCTTCAGCTTTCTCGGCCCGTCGGGCTGCGGCAAGACCACCATCCTGCGCATGATCTCCGGCTTCATGGAGCCGACGGAGGGCGCCGTCCGCATCGGCGGCCGCGACATGCGCGGGATCGGACCGAACAAGCGGCCGACCGCGCTGATCTTCCAGAACCTCGCCCTGTTTCCGCTGATGACGGTGGCGGACAATATCGGCTTCGGGCTGGAGGTGCGCGGCGTGGCGGCGGCCGACCGCAAACGCCGCGTGCGCGAGCTGCTGGAACTGGTGGCGCTGCCCGACACGGCGGAGAAGCGGGTGACCGACCTGTCCGGCGGCCAGCGCCAGCGCATCGCCATCGCCCGCGCCCTGGCGGTGGAACCGGCGGTGCTGCTGCTGGACGAACCGCTGTCGGCGCTGGACCTGAAGCTGCGCCAGCACATGCGGGCCGAACTGCGCGAGTTGCAGAAGCGCACCGGCGTTACCTTCATCTACATCACCCATGACCAGGGCGAGGCCCTGACCATGTCCGACCGCATCGGCGTGATGTCGCGCGGCGTGCTGGAGCAGGTGGGCGACGGCAAGACCATCTATGACCAGCCGGAAACCGCCTTCGTCGCCTCCTTCGTCGGGGAGACCAACCGCTTCGCCGGCGCGGTCACCCAGGCGGCGGACGGTTGGGCGCTGCTCGACACCAGCTTCGGGCCTCTGCGCGGGCGCAACCCGCGCGGGCTGGCGGCGGGGGACCGTGCCACCCTCTATGTCCGGCCCGAGCGTCTGGCGCCGGGCGAGGGCGACAACTGCGTGACCGCCCGCGTCAGCCACAGCGACTTCGAGGGCGCCTTCATCAACGCCTTTCTCGATGGCGGGCTGACGGTGCAGATGCCGCATCTCGGCCAGGAGCCGGCCTTCGTCGCCGGCGAAACCGTGCGGCTGGGCTTCCGGGCGGCGGACGCGGTGGTTTTGCCGATGGGGTGA
- a CDS encoding extracellular solute-binding protein, with product MSKIDTAQTDRVQTESQRSSAETQRAAKSFSRRLLLRSAAAAAGVASVGPFVLREGRAASGTVKIFSWAGYISPDMLADFEKKTGVKATLTEYGTNDELLNQLKATGGAGFDIIHPTVDRVPNYVEFELVQPIDESKVKWDGCLKSSVEGSAGMGGVVGGKRYFAPADWGTEALAYDMKKAPLAYGTASYGDLWAPANAGKVTLRGHSSLIGIALWLESQGKLPHPVRDQFKDEAKARANFDAILKVAVANKKSVAQFWTNENEAQGAFRTNGCVIGQTWDSTAVALRKEGLPVRFIAPKEGALAWMEGFAIPKKAENLENAYAWINWFYTPQAGALYTNHSGISSTAVGAEAHLSDLNKQFFADAYPGDALQKLWWWPIQEAWYVSIRNEYQDRFLAA from the coding sequence ATGTCCAAGATCGACACCGCCCAGACCGATCGCGTCCAGACCGAATCGCAGCGCTCCAGCGCCGAGACCCAGCGCGCCGCCAAGAGCTTCAGCCGCCGCCTGCTGCTGCGGAGCGCCGCCGCCGCCGCCGGTGTCGCCTCGGTCGGTCCCTTCGTCCTGCGCGAAGGCCGCGCCGCGTCGGGCACGGTGAAGATCTTCTCCTGGGCCGGCTACATCAGCCCGGACATGCTGGCCGACTTCGAGAAGAAGACCGGCGTCAAGGCGACCCTGACCGAATACGGCACCAACGACGAGTTGCTGAACCAGTTGAAGGCCACCGGCGGCGCCGGCTTCGACATCATCCATCCCACCGTCGACCGCGTGCCGAACTATGTCGAGTTCGAGCTGGTGCAGCCGATCGACGAATCGAAGGTGAAGTGGGACGGCTGCCTGAAGTCGTCGGTCGAGGGCTCGGCCGGGATGGGCGGCGTCGTCGGCGGCAAGCGCTATTTCGCCCCGGCCGACTGGGGGACGGAGGCGCTGGCCTATGACATGAAGAAGGCCCCGCTGGCCTACGGCACCGCCAGCTACGGCGACCTGTGGGCGCCGGCCAACGCCGGCAAGGTGACGCTGCGCGGCCATTCCTCGCTGATCGGCATCGCGCTGTGGCTGGAAAGCCAGGGCAAGCTGCCGCACCCGGTCCGCGACCAGTTCAAGGACGAGGCGAAGGCGCGCGCCAACTTCGACGCCATCCTGAAGGTGGCCGTCGCCAACAAGAAGTCGGTCGCCCAGTTCTGGACCAACGAGAATGAGGCCCAGGGCGCCTTCCGCACCAACGGCTGCGTCATCGGCCAGACCTGGGACTCCACCGCGGTGGCGCTGCGCAAGGAAGGGCTGCCGGTCCGCTTCATCGCGCCGAAGGAGGGGGCTCTGGCTTGGATGGAAGGCTTCGCCATCCCGAAGAAGGCGGAGAATCTGGAAAACGCCTATGCCTGGATCAACTGGTTCTACACGCCGCAGGCCGGCGCGCTCTACACCAACCATTCCGGCATCTCCAGCACGGCGGTCGGCGCCGAGGCGCATCTGAGCGACCTGAACAAGCAGTTCTTCGCCGACGCCTATCCGGGCGACGCGTTGCAGAAGCTGTGGTGGTGGCCGATCCAGGAGGCGTGGTACGTCTCCATCCGCAACGAGTACCAGGACCGTTTCCTGGCGGCGTGA
- the dnaA gene encoding chromosomal replication initiator protein DnaA: protein MSVGVSLDQQWARIRGRLKEEVGEIAFRSWLQPLSVASLVGGEVCIVVPTRFMRDWVLTHYADRIRALWSGENPEVQSIDVIVASTNPPAALVADNDDSDDDRPPPRAAESRPAPRQAASLPPRPSDAGLSGEPAPSTVYTSASYGGASDESPTAVPAILEDRSDLSAALDPRFTFENFVVGKPNELAHAAARRVADATAVTFNPLFLYGGVGLGKTHLMHALAWQIRKNDPNRKVLYLSAEKFMYQFIRALRFKDTMAFKQQFRSVDVLMIDDVQFISGKDSTQEEFFHTFNALVDQNRQVIISADKSPSDLEGMEERLRSRLGWGLVADIHPTTYELRLGILQAKADALQATIPLKVLEFLAHKITSNVRELEGALNRIVAHAELVGRSISLETTQEVLHDLLRANDRRVTIDEIQKRVAEHYNIRVADMHSARRARAVARPRQIAMYLAKQLTARSLPEIGRKFGGRDHTTVMHAVKKVEELRTTDPSFAEDVELLRRMLES from the coding sequence ATGTCGGTCGGCGTGTCGTTGGATCAGCAGTGGGCGCGCATTCGCGGACGCCTGAAGGAAGAGGTGGGCGAGATCGCCTTCCGGAGCTGGCTTCAGCCGCTGTCCGTCGCCAGCCTGGTCGGCGGCGAGGTGTGCATCGTCGTGCCCACCCGCTTCATGCGCGACTGGGTGCTGACCCACTATGCCGACCGCATCCGCGCGCTGTGGTCCGGCGAAAATCCGGAAGTCCAGTCGATCGACGTCATCGTCGCCTCCACCAACCCGCCGGCGGCGCTGGTTGCCGACAATGACGACAGCGACGACGACCGCCCGCCGCCGCGGGCCGCCGAGTCGCGTCCGGCCCCCCGTCAGGCCGCGTCCCTCCCTCCGCGCCCGTCCGATGCCGGGCTCTCCGGCGAACCGGCGCCGTCGACCGTCTACACCTCGGCCTCCTATGGCGGGGCGTCGGACGAATCGCCGACCGCGGTTCCGGCGATCCTGGAGGACCGCTCCGACCTGTCGGCCGCCCTCGACCCGCGCTTCACCTTCGAGAATTTCGTCGTCGGCAAGCCGAACGAGCTGGCCCATGCCGCCGCCCGCCGCGTCGCCGACGCCACCGCCGTCACCTTCAACCCGCTGTTCCTCTATGGCGGGGTGGGCTTGGGCAAGACCCACCTGATGCACGCCCTGGCCTGGCAGATCCGCAAGAACGACCCGAACCGCAAGGTGCTGTACCTGTCGGCCGAGAAGTTCATGTACCAGTTCATCCGGGCGCTGCGCTTCAAGGACACGATGGCCTTCAAGCAGCAGTTCCGCTCGGTCGACGTGCTGATGATCGACGATGTGCAGTTCATCAGCGGCAAGGACAGCACCCAGGAGGAGTTCTTCCACACCTTCAACGCGCTGGTCGACCAGAACCGCCAGGTCATCATCTCCGCCGACAAGAGTCCGTCCGACCTGGAGGGGATGGAGGAGCGGCTGCGCTCGCGCCTGGGCTGGGGGCTGGTCGCCGACATCCACCCCACCACCTACGAGCTGCGGCTCGGCATCCTCCAGGCCAAGGCCGACGCGCTCCAGGCGACCATCCCGCTGAAGGTGCTGGAGTTCCTCGCCCACAAGATCACCTCGAACGTGCGCGAGCTGGAAGGGGCGCTGAACCGCATCGTCGCCCATGCCGAGCTGGTCGGCCGGTCGATCTCGCTGGAGACGACGCAGGAGGTCCTGCATGACCTGCTGCGTGCCAACGACCGCCGCGTCACCATCGACGAGATCCAGAAGCGGGTGGCCGAGCATTACAACATCCGCGTCGCCGACATGCATTCCGCCCGCCGCGCCCGCGCCGTGGCCCGTCCGCGCCAGATCGCCATGTATCTGGCCAAGCAGTTGACCGCCCGCTCCCTGCCGGAGATCGGCCGCAAGTTCGGCGGCCGCGACCATACCACGGTCATGCATGCGGTGAAGAAGGTGGAGGAGCTGCGGACGACCGATCCGTCCTTCGCCGAGGATGTCGAGCTGCTGCGGCGCATGCTGGAAAGCTGA